ATtaaggaaggaggaagaagaggagaaggagaaatcTGGTGCTGCACACTCCCTCAGAGCAGATCCAGACTCAACACAGTCAGACCTgatcctccacacagatctgtATGAggactcttctctctctcctacagAAACAGCAGAGCCACAGTCTAACTCTCTGCAGGCAGCAGCTGATGTCTTCAGGGTCCAATCAGAGTAAACCACTGGTCTCCATTCTCCGTTATGTTTCACCTCCAGTGTCCCTGCACAGCGACTGGCCCCCCCCACCAACCTGACAGGCTCTGAACAGAAACCAGAGACTcatcagcaaaacaacaaagtgagTAATATTAGAAGAGAcatgaaccaatcagagcctCAGCTCCTCTTCTACCTGAGCAGGTGAGTCCAACAGGTTTTCCAGGTGAGCAGGTGGTTCTATCTGAGCCTGAGCTTCTACAGTCCAGGAGAGCAGACTCATG
This DNA window, taken from Etheostoma cragini isolate CJK2018 unplaced genomic scaffold, CSU_Ecrag_1.0 ScbMSFa_1155, whole genome shotgun sequence, encodes the following:
- the LOC117939804 gene encoding CD5 antigen-like, with the translated sequence IISPDSVRLENGTSLCSGRLEVKSNQSTQTWSSVCQQDFDQQDAEVVCRELGCGAPSVLQGVLYGDVEPPMRTTEFQCGGHESALLDCRSSGSDRTTCSPGKPVGLTCSEPVRLVGGASRCAGTLEVKHNGEWRPVVYSDWTLKTSAAACRELDCGSAVSVGEREESSYRSVWRIRSDCVESGSALRECAAPDFSFSSSSSFLNLTCSGKPSPCWDNLQL